One genomic window of Ziziphus jujuba cultivar Dongzao chromosome 4, ASM3175591v1 includes the following:
- the LOC112491294 gene encoding uncharacterized protein LOC112491294 isoform X2 has translation MMYEKLQRLPNAQVSKKAGPLIFSFQAIEMKFPTSSPFSLENTGYQNYFEALIEKQANFAKKEAEALAMVESLYLPSFRGFYTQELISTTMD, from the exons ATGATGTATGAAAAGCTCCAACGACTTCCAAATGCTCAAGTCAGCAAGAAAGCAGGGCCGTTGATTTTCAGCTTTCAG GCCATAGAAATGAAGTTCCCAACAAGCTCACCATTTTCCTTGGAGAACACTGGCTACCAGAACTATTTTGAAGCTTTAATTGAAAAGCAAGCAAACTTTGCTAAAAAAGAGGCTGAAG cTTTGGCTATGGTGGAGTCTTTATATCTGCCGAGCTTCAGAGGTTTCTACACCCAG GAGCTAATTTCTACAACAATGGATTAA
- the LOC112491294 gene encoding uncharacterized protein LOC112491294 isoform X1 → MMYEKLQRLPNAQVSKKAGPLIFSFQAIEMKFPTSSPFSLENTGYQNYFEALIEKQANFAKKEAEALAMVESLYLPSFRGFYTQLLESFTKIKIAKSLQKQWYSGKF, encoded by the exons ATGATGTATGAAAAGCTCCAACGACTTCCAAATGCTCAAGTCAGCAAGAAAGCAGGGCCGTTGATTTTCAGCTTTCAG GCCATAGAAATGAAGTTCCCAACAAGCTCACCATTTTCCTTGGAGAACACTGGCTACCAGAACTATTTTGAAGCTTTAATTGAAAAGCAAGCAAACTTTGCTAAAAAAGAGGCTGAAG cTTTGGCTATGGTGGAGTCTTTATATCTGCCGAGCTTCAGAGGTTTCTACACCCAG CTTTTGGAGTCAtttaccaaaatcaaaataGCAAAGAGCTTGCAAAAGCAGTGGTACAGTGGCAAGT
- the LOC112491294 gene encoding uncharacterized protein LOC112491294 isoform X3: MMYEKLQRLPNAQVSKKAGPLIFSFQAIEMKFPTSSPFSLENTGYQNYFEALIEKQANFAKKEAEGELWLWWSLYICRASEVSTPRS, translated from the exons ATGATGTATGAAAAGCTCCAACGACTTCCAAATGCTCAAGTCAGCAAGAAAGCAGGGCCGTTGATTTTCAGCTTTCAG GCCATAGAAATGAAGTTCCCAACAAGCTCACCATTTTCCTTGGAGAACACTGGCTACCAGAACTATTTTGAAGCTTTAATTGAAAAGCAAGCAAACTTTGCTAAAAAAGAGGCTGAAGGTGAG cTTTGGCTATGGTGGAGTCTTTATATCTGCCGAGCTTCAGAGGTTTCTACACCCAG GAGCTAA